In a single window of the Populus alba chromosome 16, ASM523922v2, whole genome shotgun sequence genome:
- the LOC118047217 gene encoding protein LURP-one-related 5, which translates to MSRIHPSDQSRCHGHLLFKNHKGNTTRPLHHDDDDDGDKRSDQLPADPSVMLTVWKRSSMSFQGTDGFTVFDPHGTLVFRVDNYSRKNGYGLVLMDGVGNALLSLKPKMLSMQYQWNAYRGDQDGCERTSKVFSMRSPSVLSDFHAAGRKHVAEIFMGTRLGGRRHDQNMPDFKIQGSFRSRDCKIVKTSTGEVVARISRKRVNNTTILLSDDVFSLVVQPGFDTHLIMAFVIVLDRISSKPFSPFLCS; encoded by the exons ATGTCCAGGATTCATCCTTCTGATCAGAGTAGATGCCATGGCCATTTGTTGTTTAAGAATCACAAAGGCAACACGACGCGGCCACTTCAtcatgacgacgacgacgacggcGATAAACGTAGTGATCAGTTACCAGCTGATCCATCTGTAATGCTCACCGTATGGAAGAGATCCAGCATGAGCTTCCAGGGTACCGATGGATTCACTGTTTTCGACCCACATGGGACATTAGTTTTCAGGGTTGACAATTATTCCAGGAAGAATGGTTATGGTCTTGTCCTCATGGACGGGGTTGGCAATGCCTTGCTTTCCTTGAAACCCAAG ATGCTAAGCATGCAATACCAATGGAATGCATACCGAGGAGATCAAGACGGGTGTGAAAGGACGTCCAAAGTGTTCTCAATGAGGAGCCCGTCAGTGCTTTCAGATTTCCACGCTGCAGGCCGCAAACATGTAGCAGAGATCTTCATGGGAACACGGTTAGGTGGTCGTCGTCATGATCAAAACATGCCAGATTTCAAGATTCAGGGATCATTCCGGTCGAGAGATTGCAAGATCGTCAAGACTTCTACCGGAGAAGTAGTGGCAAGGATTTCTAGGAAGAGAGTGAACAACACTACCATTTTACTGAGCGATGATGTGTTCAGCTTGGTGGTACAGCCTGGTTTCGACACACACCTTATCATGGCTTTTGTGATTGTATTAGATCGCATCAGCAGTAAGcccttttctccttttttgtgttcttaa
- the LOC118047215 gene encoding ethanolamine-phosphate cytidylyltransferase, whose translation MGGGVGGGGADGGSDIALHPEKVKIVATCLVVAVGVSLLGLYLKSGAEWRSNWSLSLNRKKKKKPIRVYMDGCFDMMHYGHCNALRQARALGDQLVVGVVSDDEIIANKGPPVTPVHERMIMVNAVKWVDEVISDAPYAITEDFMKKLFDEYNIDYIIHGDDPCVLPDGTDAYALAKKAGRYKQIKRTEGVSSTDIVGRMLLCTRERSISDSHNQSSLQRQFSHGHSQKFEDGGSGSGTRVSHFLPTSRRIVQFSNGKGPGQDARIIYIDGAFDLFHAGHVEILKLARALGDFLLVGIHNDQIVSSKRGAHRPIMNLHERSLSVLACQYVDEVIIGAPWEVSKDMITTFNISSVVHGTVAETNDFLKEKDNPYVVPISMGIFQVLDSPLDITTTTIIKRIVSNHEAYQKRNQKKAASERRYYEDKVYVSGD comes from the exons ATGGGTGGTGGTGTTGGTGGAGGTGGAGCTGATGGTGGTTCAGACATTGCACTGCATCCCGAGAAGGTGAAGATTGTAGCCACATGTTTGGTGGTTGCGGTTGGCGTATCCCTCTTAGGGTTATATCTCAAGTCCGGCGCTGAATGGAGGTCTAATTGGTCATTATCTTTAaacaggaagaagaagaagaagccaattCGAGTGTACATGGACGGCTGTTTCGACATGATGCACTACGGACACTGCAACGCCCTCCGCCAAGCACGCGCCCTCGGAGATCAATTGGTGGTGGGCGTTGTTAGCGACGACGAAATTATAGCCAATAAAGGTCCTCCAGTGACACCTGTCCATGAAAGGATGATTATGGTGAATGCGGTGAAATGGGTGGACGAAGTGATTTCAGATGCGCCATACGCTATAACTGAAGACTTCATGAAGAAGCTTTTTGATGAATATAATATTGATTATATTATTCACGGCGATGATCCTTGCGTCCTCCCTGATGGCACCGATGCTTATGCGCTCGCTAAGAAAGCTGGCCGTTACAAACAGATCAAGCGCACTGAAGGCGTTTCCAGCACGGATATCGttg GTCGCATGCTTCTGTGTACTCGAGAGAGATCCATTAGTGACAGCCACAATCAGTCGTCATTGCAAAGGCAGTTTAGCCATGGGCACAGCCAGAAATTTGAAGACGGTGGATCTGGAAGTGGAACTCGGGTTTCTCATTTCCTTCCTACTTCACGCAGAATTGTACAATTCTCCAATGGAAAG GGGCCAGGGCAGGATGCTCGCATAATTTATATTGATGGTGCGTTTGATCTCTTCCATGCTGGACATGTCGAG ATTCTCAAGCTTGCTCGAGCGCTTGgagattttcttcttgttggaaTACACAATGATCAGATAGTCAG TTCTAAAAGAGGAGCACACCGTCCTATTATGAATCTTCATGAAAGAAGTTTAAGTGTGTTGGCATGTCAATATGTGGATGAGGTGATTATAGGTGCTCCATGGGAAGTATCTAAAGACATG ATCACAACCTTCAACATCTCTTCAGTTGTCCATGGGACAGTTGCAGAGACCAACGACTTTCTGAAG GAAAAAGACAATCCTTATGTTGTGCCAATCAGTATGGGTATCTTCCAAGTTTTGGATAGCCCTTTAGATATTACAACCACCACGATAATTAAGAGGATTGTATCAAATCATGAAGCATATCAG AAACGTAATCAGAAGAAGGCAGCAAGTGAGAGGAGGTATTATGAGGATAAAGTTTATGTATCTGGTGATTGA